A genomic region of Christiangramia sp. OXR-203 contains the following coding sequences:
- a CDS encoding chaperone modulator CbpM, which yields MKEEDLIPAEEICIRYQVERQFVTSLKDSGIIEIVTVQETEYIHCDHLAQFEKMHRLHEELEINIQGLEAISHLLGKVEQLQSENIRLKNRLGLYE from the coding sequence ATGAAAGAGGAAGATTTAATCCCAGCAGAGGAGATTTGTATTCGTTACCAGGTGGAAAGGCAATTTGTTACATCTCTTAAGGATAGCGGAATCATTGAGATCGTGACGGTGCAGGAAACTGAATATATACATTGCGATCATCTGGCTCAATTCGAAAAGATGCACAGGTTGCATGAAGAGCTTGAAATAAACATACAGGGACTTGAAGCGATTAGTCACCTGTTAGGAAAAGTAGAGCAATTGCAATCTGAGAATATTAGGCTTAAAAACAGGCTGGGTCTCTACGAATAG
- a CDS encoding GNAT family N-acetyltransferase — protein MGEFRSFETERLLLRPMSLHDAAFIFQLYNSPKSLQYIGDRNLRNIEDARNYIKDRMLPQLYKLGFSNYCVIRKVDNVKIGACGLYDREGLQEIDLGFAFLPEYEGKGYASEATTTLVKAAKNIFSLKALQAITRLDNTGSQKLLEKLGFEHIENIKIPKDPAELMLYQIQL, from the coding sequence TTGGGAGAATTTCGAAGCTTTGAAACTGAGCGATTATTGTTGAGACCTATGTCTCTGCATGATGCTGCTTTTATTTTCCAGCTTTACAATTCTCCCAAATCGCTTCAGTATATTGGAGATCGCAATCTGCGTAATATTGAAGATGCCAGAAATTATATTAAAGACAGGATGCTGCCGCAATTATATAAACTGGGATTTTCTAATTATTGTGTGATTCGAAAAGTAGATAATGTAAAGATTGGCGCCTGTGGTTTATATGATCGGGAAGGCCTTCAGGAGATTGATCTGGGTTTCGCTTTTCTTCCAGAATACGAGGGAAAAGGCTATGCTTCTGAAGCTACTACCACGCTGGTTAAAGCAGCTAAAAATATCTTCAGCTTGAAAGCTTTACAGGCAATTACCAGACTTGATAATACGGGTTCACAAAAGTTATTAGAGAAACTGGGTTTTGAGCACATAGAGAACATTAAAATTCCGAAGGATCCTGCAGAACTTATGCTTTACCAAATTCAGCTATAA
- a CDS encoding VPS10 domain-containing protein — MKRTYHFLGAFLIGISPIIAQQTATSGEALQKGFEQKQELHQQSIVKNIPLQNIGPSVMSGRITDFAVNPEDPTEFYAAYATGGLWYTNNNGISFMPVMDNSPSQNIGDIAVDWNSGTIWVGTGEVNASRSSYAGIGLLKSADQGETWEFMGLPDSHHISRILINPENPDEVVVGVTGHLYSSNNERGIYKTTDGGKTWNKNLFINEQTGIIDVAVNPQNYNEMYAAAWDKDRKAWDFRESGKNSGIYKSTDAGDSWTKISTEASGFPTGDGVGRIGLSVYDSNTIYAIVDNQDRRKSEDKKSSDKSGLKKDDFRNMKKSAFLKLDDKELETYLRSNDFQKKYSAEKVKEMIRKDEAKPQDLATYLEDANTQLFDTPVIGAQVYKSTDAGKTWKITHEDYLDDLYYSYGYYFGMVHVDPQDKNAIYIYGVPILKSKDGGKTFTSIDAQNVHADHHALWINPEKSGHLIDGNDGGINISYDDGENWVKNNSPSVGQFYTVNVDNEKPYNVYGGLQDNGVWVGPHTNTESNGWAASGDYNYKSIMGGDGMQVEIDSRNSDIVYTGFQFGNYFRINRETGERLYIHPKHELGESPYRYNWQTPILLSSHNQDILYMGGNKLMRSMDQGESWTSISKDLTGGGKDGNVPYGTLATISESPFQFGKLYTGSDDGYIYGSDNAGADWKLLSSDLPQDLWVSRVIASEHSKDRVYASLNGYRSDDFKPYVYVSEDSGKNWKDISANLPTSSVNVIREDPSNENVLFLGTDNGLYVSLDRGDSWQAFSTNFPNVAVHDLRVQEEEQDLVVGTHGRSLYIADISAIAAMNMDDIKSALTISSEKEIRFSNRWGNSYSKWMDPYTPELGFTYYTSKEGNGKLKIQTEDGTTLQSMDIEADKGFNTGSYDLSITEDSAKKLEKQDDKTSISKAEDEKFYIPKGSYKMILELNGSTTESTFEVK, encoded by the coding sequence ATGAAAAGAACTTACCATTTTCTTGGTGCTTTTTTGATAGGGATCTCTCCTATTATTGCACAACAAACTGCTACTAGCGGAGAAGCTTTACAAAAAGGCTTCGAACAAAAACAGGAACTTCACCAGCAATCCATCGTAAAGAACATTCCGCTCCAGAATATTGGACCTAGCGTAATGAGTGGACGAATCACAGATTTTGCGGTGAATCCCGAAGATCCAACCGAATTCTATGCAGCTTATGCAACCGGCGGTCTTTGGTACACTAATAATAACGGGATTTCATTTATGCCGGTGATGGACAACAGTCCTTCGCAAAATATTGGCGATATCGCTGTAGACTGGAATTCTGGTACGATCTGGGTTGGAACCGGTGAGGTGAATGCTTCCCGTTCTTCCTACGCCGGGATAGGTTTATTGAAGTCGGCAGACCAGGGAGAAACCTGGGAATTCATGGGTCTTCCAGATTCACATCATATCAGTCGAATTCTAATTAATCCTGAAAATCCTGATGAAGTGGTAGTGGGTGTAACTGGTCACCTCTACTCCTCGAACAATGAACGAGGGATCTATAAAACTACAGATGGTGGAAAAACCTGGAACAAAAACCTCTTCATAAATGAGCAAACCGGGATCATCGATGTGGCCGTAAATCCTCAAAACTACAACGAAATGTACGCGGCTGCCTGGGACAAGGATCGTAAAGCATGGGATTTTAGAGAAAGTGGTAAAAACAGTGGAATTTATAAAAGTACCGATGCCGGGGATAGCTGGACAAAGATCTCTACGGAAGCTTCCGGATTTCCAACAGGCGACGGAGTAGGAAGAATTGGTCTTTCTGTCTACGATTCCAATACGATCTACGCGATAGTAGATAATCAGGATCGAAGAAAGTCTGAAGACAAAAAATCTTCAGATAAAAGCGGACTTAAAAAAGATGATTTCAGAAATATGAAGAAATCTGCTTTTCTGAAGCTTGATGATAAAGAATTAGAAACTTACCTGCGATCTAATGATTTTCAGAAAAAATATTCCGCAGAGAAAGTAAAGGAAATGATCCGGAAAGATGAGGCAAAACCGCAGGATCTGGCCACGTACCTGGAAGATGCCAATACTCAACTTTTTGATACGCCCGTAATTGGAGCCCAGGTCTATAAAAGTACAGATGCCGGGAAGACTTGGAAGATCACCCATGAGGATTACCTTGATGATCTTTATTATAGTTATGGTTATTATTTTGGGATGGTACATGTGGATCCTCAGGATAAAAATGCGATCTATATATATGGAGTGCCTATCCTAAAATCCAAAGATGGAGGTAAAACCTTTACTTCTATCGATGCTCAAAATGTACATGCAGATCACCATGCTTTATGGATCAACCCAGAAAAAAGCGGACATCTAATCGACGGGAATGACGGCGGAATCAATATTTCCTATGATGATGGTGAAAACTGGGTGAAAAACAATTCACCTTCAGTTGGGCAATTTTACACGGTCAATGTAGACAATGAAAAGCCGTATAACGTATATGGCGGGCTTCAGGATAACGGCGTATGGGTTGGACCACACACGAACACTGAAAGCAATGGATGGGCCGCTTCAGGAGACTATAATTACAAAAGTATTATGGGTGGTGATGGAATGCAGGTGGAGATCGATTCCAGAAATTCTGATATCGTTTATACCGGTTTTCAGTTTGGAAATTATTTTAGAATAAACAGAGAAACTGGCGAGCGTCTTTATATACATCCAAAACACGAGTTGGGCGAAAGTCCTTATCGCTACAACTGGCAAACGCCCATTCTTCTATCTTCTCATAACCAGGACATCCTTTATATGGGTGGAAATAAGTTGATGCGCAGTATGGATCAGGGGGAAAGCTGGACCAGTATTTCCAAAGATTTAACCGGTGGTGGCAAAGATGGAAATGTACCTTATGGAACTCTGGCTACAATTTCTGAATCTCCATTTCAATTCGGAAAACTTTATACAGGAAGTGATGATGGTTATATCTACGGAAGTGACAATGCCGGCGCAGATTGGAAACTACTGAGTTCCGATCTTCCGCAGGACCTTTGGGTTTCGCGTGTGATCGCTTCTGAACATTCTAAGGATCGTGTTTATGCCAGTTTAAATGGTTACAGATCTGATGATTTTAAGCCTTATGTATATGTCTCTGAAGATTCCGGAAAGAACTGGAAAGACATCAGCGCGAATTTACCAACATCATCTGTAAATGTGATTCGGGAAGACCCATCCAATGAGAATGTACTTTTTTTAGGAACAGATAATGGACTTTATGTAAGCCTGGATCGTGGAGATAGCTGGCAGGCATTTAGCACCAATTTTCCTAATGTAGCAGTTCACGATCTTCGAGTTCAGGAAGAAGAACAGGATCTGGTTGTGGGAACTCATGGTCGATCCCTTTATATCGCAGATATTTCCGCAATTGCAGCGATGAATATGGACGATATCAAATCTGCGCTAACTATTTCTTCGGAAAAGGAGATCAGGTTCAGTAACAGATGGGGGAATTCCTATAGCAAATGGATGGATCCTTATACTCCTGAACTTGGATTTACCTATTATACTTCGAAGGAAGGAAATGGAAAATTAAAGATACAGACTGAAGATGGAACTACCCTGCAATCGATGGATATCGAGGCAGACAAAGGCTTCAATACTGGTTCTTATGATCTTAGTATTACAGAAGATTCAGCTAAAAAACTAGAAAAGCAGGACGATAAAACCAGTATTTCTAAAGCTGAGGACGAGAAATTCTATATTCCAAAAGGCTCTTATAAAATGATTCTCGAACTGAACGGCTCCACTACAGAATCTACTTTTGAAGTAAAATAA
- a CDS encoding aminopeptidase P family protein gives MKYDRIDSKLFIKNRKNFMDKMKSKSLAVFNSNDIYPIGADSTMPFQQNRDLFYLSGVDQDESILVLFPDAPEEKHREILFLTETNEHIAVWEGAKLTKEDAFDVSGIRTVYWMKDFEKVFFEVMTQCDTVYLNTNEHYRANHDTQTRDDRFIKWCKDKYPAHQVAKANPILQRLRSVKDPIELDLMQKACNITEKAFRRTLGFVKPGVWEYEIEAEYYHEMIRNRSKGFAYTPIIASGNSANVLHYVENNRQCKAGDLILLDTGAEYANYSSDLSRTIPVSGRYSDRQKEVYNAVNKVKKEATKMLVPGTMWKEYHVEVGKMMTSELLALGLLDKADVQNEDPDWPAYKKYFMHGTSHHIGLDTHDYGILTEPMEANQVFTVEPGIYLPDEGFGIRLEDDVVIQEKGEPFNLMGNIPIEIEEIEEIMNS, from the coding sequence ATGAAATATGATCGAATAGATTCGAAACTCTTTATAAAGAACCGTAAGAACTTTATGGACAAGATGAAGTCTAAAAGTCTGGCGGTTTTTAATTCAAATGATATTTATCCAATTGGGGCAGACAGCACGATGCCATTTCAGCAAAACAGAGACCTCTTTTATTTAAGTGGAGTAGATCAGGATGAGAGTATCCTGGTCCTGTTTCCAGATGCTCCGGAAGAGAAGCACAGGGAAATCCTGTTTCTGACTGAAACGAATGAACATATTGCGGTTTGGGAAGGAGCTAAACTTACTAAAGAAGATGCGTTTGATGTGAGTGGTATTCGCACAGTTTACTGGATGAAAGACTTTGAAAAAGTATTTTTTGAAGTAATGACTCAGTGCGATACGGTATACTTAAATACAAATGAGCACTATCGCGCCAATCATGATACCCAGACCAGGGATGATCGTTTTATCAAGTGGTGTAAGGATAAATATCCTGCTCACCAGGTGGCGAAAGCTAACCCGATCCTGCAAAGGCTAAGGTCTGTCAAAGATCCTATCGAACTTGATCTAATGCAGAAAGCATGTAACATTACTGAAAAAGCTTTCCGCAGAACTTTAGGTTTTGTAAAGCCTGGAGTTTGGGAATACGAGATCGAAGCGGAGTATTATCATGAAATGATTCGTAACAGGTCCAAAGGTTTTGCATATACACCAATTATCGCCAGCGGTAACAGTGCCAATGTTTTGCATTACGTTGAAAATAATAGACAGTGTAAAGCGGGTGACCTTATCCTTCTTGATACAGGAGCAGAATATGCTAATTATTCCAGTGATCTAAGTAGAACCATTCCAGTTTCAGGTCGATATTCAGATCGCCAGAAGGAGGTTTACAATGCTGTAAATAAGGTAAAAAAGGAAGCAACCAAAATGCTGGTTCCGGGAACTATGTGGAAAGAATATCATGTTGAGGTTGGTAAGATGATGACTTCTGAATTACTTGCGCTGGGACTTCTGGACAAAGCAGATGTTCAGAATGAAGATCCAGACTGGCCGGCATACAAGAAATATTTTATGCACGGTACTTCCCATCATATCGGGCTGGATACTCATGACTACGGAATTTTGACAGAACCTATGGAAGCAAACCAGGTATTTACCGTAGAACCGGGAATCTACCTTCCTGATGAAGGCTTCGGAATTCGTCTGGAAGATGATGTAGTGATCCAGGAAAAAGGAGAGCCTTTCAATCTAATGGGAAATATCCCGATCGAGATCGAAGAAATCGAGGAGATAATGAATTCTTAG
- a CDS encoding alpha/beta hydrolase: MKLQYKDNEIIYTITGTGNTNIPLVLLHGFLEDMTIWDQFIEGLGEERQIICIDLPGHGRSKDFSGSHSMQEMANIVAAVLKDIGVQQVSLAGHSMGGYVGLEFLDNFPMMLKDIMLINSTPAEDTVERKKIRDRSIDIVETNKDAFISMAISNLFSAESRVVFKDEIDRLKQAAYRLNIENIQQTLKAMRDRKDHTASLKKFKGGKMIVAGEDDTLIEIADIQKMARTTNSDLIILEKGHNSWMEMSEKLYKTMLFID; encoded by the coding sequence ATGAAACTACAATATAAAGACAACGAGATAATTTATACGATTACAGGAACTGGAAACACGAACATTCCTTTGGTCTTGCTCCATGGTTTCTTGGAAGATATGACAATCTGGGATCAGTTCATTGAAGGCCTGGGAGAGGAACGGCAAATTATTTGCATAGACTTACCCGGTCATGGAAGGTCAAAAGATTTTTCAGGATCGCATAGTATGCAGGAAATGGCAAATATTGTAGCTGCTGTTCTAAAAGATATTGGAGTACAACAAGTTAGCCTAGCAGGTCATAGTATGGGTGGCTATGTTGGTTTGGAATTCCTCGATAATTTTCCTATGATGTTGAAAGATATCATGTTGATAAATTCTACACCTGCTGAAGATACTGTAGAACGAAAAAAAATTCGGGACAGATCTATAGATATTGTGGAGACCAACAAGGATGCTTTTATAAGTATGGCAATTTCCAATTTGTTTTCTGCGGAAAGTCGGGTAGTTTTTAAGGATGAAATTGATCGCTTAAAACAAGCTGCTTACAGGCTGAATATTGAAAATATACAGCAAACGCTGAAAGCGATGCGAGATCGAAAAGATCATACTGCAAGTTTGAAAAAATTTAAAGGAGGTAAGATGATTGTTGCCGGTGAGGATGATACGCTAATCGAAATTGCTGATATTCAGAAGATGGCAAGAACAACGAATTCAGATTTGATCATTCTTGAAAAGGGTCATAATTCCTGGATGGAAATGTCAGAAAAATTATACAAAACCATGCTTTTTATCGATTAA